In a single window of the Nicotiana tomentosiformis chromosome 8, ASM39032v3, whole genome shotgun sequence genome:
- the LOC138898075 gene encoding uncharacterized protein, whose protein sequence is MRNIKGARVPRPMRSDPSQRDPNLWCKYDGTNGYRTGDCRHLHEEVAALMKNGHLRKFLSDRAKNNYGHNWDNAEPSKAEEGSPRLTINMIFRGNEINGVTFSERKRQREFSQYYPMESTEPTTLTRSIIPATKFFAGFNLASVTTRGEILLPTNAEGVMKMTFFEVVNGNIGYNIILGRPWLYEMKAVPSSYHQLLKFPTLEGIKQVRGDQPAAREMNAISVSSSKGKEHAA, encoded by the exons ATGAGAAACATTAAGGGAGCACGAGTCCCTAGGCCGATGAGATCTGACCCTAGTCAAAGGGATCCCAATCTATGGTGCAAATATGATGGGACTAACGGCTATCGGACAGGGGATTGTCGTCATCTGCACGAAGAGGTGGCGGCATTGATGAAAAACGGCCATCTCAGAAAATTCCTAAGTGACCGGGCTAAGAATAACTACGGCCACAACTGGGATAACGCGGAACCCTCAAAAGCAGAAGAAGGTTCTCCTCGTctaacgatcaacatgattttcagggggaacgagattaatggtGTAACCTTTTCGGAGCGAAAAAGACAAAG GGAGTTCAGCCAATATTATCCAATGGAGAGTACTGAACCAACCACGCTGACCAGAAGTATCATTCCGGCCACAAAGTTCTTCGCTGGGTTTAATTTAGCAAGCGTGACAACTCGAGGGGAAATTCTGCTCCCCACGAATGCCGAAGGGGTAATGAAGATGACCTTTTTTGAAGTAGTAAATGGCAATATAGGCTATaatattattcttggaagaccatggCTGTACGAGATGAAGGCTGTGCCATCATCATACCATcaacttctgaaattcccaactctgGAGGGCATTAAACAAgtaagaggagatcaaccggcggcaagggagatgaacgcgatctcagtttccagtagcaaagggaaggagcatgcggcatag
- the LOC104092034 gene encoding cation/H(+) antiporter 15-like isoform X2: MVLETMANIGLLYFLFLVGVEMDIDVIRRNGKKSLIIAIAGMVLPFIVGSSFSFMLHETSQHTKEGTFILFLGLSLSVTAFPVLARILAELKLINTEIGRIAMSASLINDILAWVVLAFAIAFSENKNMTLASLWVILSSTAFICFCFFVVRPLIERRIRQTPEGESISEFNICLILTGVMVAGFITDAIGTHSVFGAFVFGLIIPNGPLGLVLVERLEDFVSGLLLPLFFAISGLKTEITAIDGVGTWASLFVVIVLACAGKVLGVFLVTLYYKMPYHEGLSLGLLMNAKGLIEMIVLNVGKDQKVLDDKSFAIMVMVAVGMTAIITPIVTVIYKPARNFVPYKRRTVQRTKLDREFRVLVCIHTPRNVPTIINLLEASYPTKKSPICIYVLHLVELTGRASAMLIVHNMRKTGRPAINRTQAQSDHIINAFENFEKNVGCVYVQSLTAISPYSTMHEDICLLAEDKRVALIIIPFHKQQTVDGGMEATNPAFQAINQNVLANSPCSVGILVDRGLSASRMNQVSHHIAVLFFGGPDDREALAYAWRMSEHPNINLTVLRFLPGEASIEATRSDSTNSRNDHSILTVATDSDKEKQLDEEYVKEFRTRTTNDESVIYTERVVNHGEETVAAIRSIDNSHDLFIVGRGQGNISPLTAGLTDWSECPELGAIGDLLASSDFAMEVSVLIVQQYVGIGIEDQVATPDSPSQHYGHFNIDHSNRRPQTGGQQPGFHSQP; the protein is encoded by the exons ATGGTTCTTGAGACAATGGCAAATATTGGCCTTCTTTACTTCCTCTTTCTAGTCGGAGTAGAAATGGACATTGATGTGATTCGTCGAAATGGTAAAAAATCCTTGATTATAGCAATAGCAGGCATGGTATTGCCATTTATAGTAGGGAGTTCATTCTCCTTTATGTTGCATGAGACTTCACAACATACTAAAGAGGGAACTTTCATCCTCTTCCTTGGCCTTTCCCTTTCTGTTACTGCATTTCCTGTTCTTGCTAGAATCCTTGCGGAGCTCAAACTTATAAACACTGAAATTGGAAGAATCGCGATGTCAGCTTCACTTATTAATGATATATTAGCATGGGTTGTGTTAGCATTTGCAATTGCCTTTTCTGAGAATAAAAATATGACATTGGCTTCTCTTTGGGTGATCCTCTCAAGTACAGCCTTCATTTGTTTTTGCTTTTTCGTCGTTAGGCCATTAATTGAAAGGAGGATTAGACAGACCCCAGAAGGCGAATCGATTAGTGAGTTCAATATATGTCTCATTCTCACAGGGGTTATGGTTGCTGGATTCATAACAGATGCAATTGGAACACATTCTGTTTTTGGAGCTTTTGTCTTTGGTTTGATTATACCTAACGGTCCTCTTGGTTTGGTACTTGTGGAAAGGCTAGAGGACTTTGTTTCGGGTCTTTTGTTGCCTCTTTTTTTCGCCATTAGTGGTCTCAAGACAGAGATTACTGCTATTGATggagttggaacatgggcaagtttATTTGTTGTTATAGTCCTAGCTTGTGCTGGCAAAGTACTAGGTGTTTTCCTTGTAACTCTCTATTACAAAATGCCATATCATGAAGGCCTTTCTCTTGGTCTACTCATGAATGCCAAAGGCCTCATTGAGATGATTGTGCTCAATGTTGGTAAAGACCAAAAG GTTCTTGATGACAAATCTTTTGCTATAATGGTGATGGTAGCAGTAGGCATGACTGCAATCATCACTCCCATTGTGACAGTAATTTACAAACCAGCAAGAAACTTTGTCCCATATAAGAGAAGAACAGTTCAAAGAACAAAGTTGGATAGAGAATTCAGAGTACTGGTTTGTATCCACACACCTAGAAATGTTCCAACAATTATCAATCTTCTTGAAGCATCCTATCCGACCAAGAAATCACCAATATGTATATATGTCCTACACCTTGTCGAACTCACTGGCCGTGCATCCGCAATGCTTATTGTTCATAACATGAGAAAAACAGGAAGGCCAGCAATTAACAGAACTCAAGCTCAATCAGATCACATAATCAATGCATTCGAGAACTTTGAGAAAAACGTCGGATGTGTTTACGTGCAGTCTCTCACTGCCATCTCCCCTTACTCCACAATGCATGAAGACATTTGCCTTTTAGCAGAGGATAAAAGGGTGGCACTAATAATCATCCCTTTTCACAAGCAACAAACAGTTGATGGTGGAATGGAAGCTACAAATCCAGCGTTTCAAGCCATTAACCAGAATGTACTAGCAAATTCACCTTGCTCCGTTGGAATTCTTGTTGATAGAGGCTTAAGTGCATCAAGAATGAACCAAGTTTCTCACCATATCGCCGTGTTATTCTTTGGCGGACCAGATGATCGCGAAGCATTAGCGTATGCATGGCGAATGAGTGAGCATCCGAACATCAATCTCACTGTTCTTCGGTTTCTCCCCGGAGAAGCTTCAATTGAAGCAACAAGATCAGATTCAACCAACAGCAGGAACGATCACAGCATACTAACAGTAGCAACAGACAGCGACAAGGAAAAGCAGCTAGACGAGGAATATGTAAAAGAATTCAGGACAAGAACAACAAATGATGAGTCAGTAATTTACACAGAAAGAGTAGTGAATCATGGAGAAGAGACAGTAGCAGCAATAAGGTCAATAGATAATTCACATGACTTGTTCATAGTTGGTAGAGGACAAGGCAACATTTCCCCGTTGACCGCGGGGCTAACTGACTGGAGCGAATGTCCGGAGCTTGGGGCAATTGGTGATCTTTTGGCTTCCTCAGATTTTGCAATGGAAGTTTCAGTTTTGATAGTGCAGCAATATGTTGGAATAGGAATAGAGGATCAGGTGGCCACTCCGGATAGTCCTAGCCAACATTATGGACACTTCAACATTGATCATTCGAATCGCAGGCCACAAACCGGAGGACAGCAACCTGGTTTTCATTCACAACCCTGA
- the LOC104092034 gene encoding cation/H(+) antiporter 15-like isoform X1 has translation MADEIVVTSSENKTEDTIVCYAPTMITTNGIWQGDNPLDYSLPLFILQLTLVVVITRLLVYVLKPIRQPRVIAEILGGVILGPSVLGRSSKFANTIFPQRSVMVLETMANIGLLYFLFLVGVEMDIDVIRRNGKKSLIIAIAGMVLPFIVGSSFSFMLHETSQHTKEGTFILFLGLSLSVTAFPVLARILAELKLINTEIGRIAMSASLINDILAWVVLAFAIAFSENKNMTLASLWVILSSTAFICFCFFVVRPLIERRIRQTPEGESISEFNICLILTGVMVAGFITDAIGTHSVFGAFVFGLIIPNGPLGLVLVERLEDFVSGLLLPLFFAISGLKTEITAIDGVGTWASLFVVIVLACAGKVLGVFLVTLYYKMPYHEGLSLGLLMNAKGLIEMIVLNVGKDQKVLDDKSFAIMVMVAVGMTAIITPIVTVIYKPARNFVPYKRRTVQRTKLDREFRVLVCIHTPRNVPTIINLLEASYPTKKSPICIYVLHLVELTGRASAMLIVHNMRKTGRPAINRTQAQSDHIINAFENFEKNVGCVYVQSLTAISPYSTMHEDICLLAEDKRVALIIIPFHKQQTVDGGMEATNPAFQAINQNVLANSPCSVGILVDRGLSASRMNQVSHHIAVLFFGGPDDREALAYAWRMSEHPNINLTVLRFLPGEASIEATRSDSTNSRNDHSILTVATDSDKEKQLDEEYVKEFRTRTTNDESVIYTERVVNHGEETVAAIRSIDNSHDLFIVGRGQGNISPLTAGLTDWSECPELGAIGDLLASSDFAMEVSVLIVQQYVGIGIEDQVATPDSPSQHYGHFNIDHSNRRPQTGGQQPGFHSQP, from the exons ATGGCGGACGAGATAGTAGTAACAAGCTCGGAGAACAAAACAGAGGATACGATTGTATGTTATGCTCCTACGATGATAACCACGAATGGAATATGGCAGGGTGATAATCCACTTGATTATTCCTTGCCACTCTTTATATTGCAATTGACATTGGTTGTTGTCATCACTCGCCTTCTTGTTTATGTCTTGAAACCAATTCGTCAACCCCGTGTTATTGCTGAGATTCTT GGAGGTGTAATATTGGGGCCATCAGTATTGGGAAGAAGTAGCAAATTTGCtaacacaatatttcctcaaaGAAGTGTAATGGTTCTTGAGACAATGGCAAATATTGGCCTTCTTTACTTCCTCTTTCTAGTCGGAGTAGAAATGGACATTGATGTGATTCGTCGAAATGGTAAAAAATCCTTGATTATAGCAATAGCAGGCATGGTATTGCCATTTATAGTAGGGAGTTCATTCTCCTTTATGTTGCATGAGACTTCACAACATACTAAAGAGGGAACTTTCATCCTCTTCCTTGGCCTTTCCCTTTCTGTTACTGCATTTCCTGTTCTTGCTAGAATCCTTGCGGAGCTCAAACTTATAAACACTGAAATTGGAAGAATCGCGATGTCAGCTTCACTTATTAATGATATATTAGCATGGGTTGTGTTAGCATTTGCAATTGCCTTTTCTGAGAATAAAAATATGACATTGGCTTCTCTTTGGGTGATCCTCTCAAGTACAGCCTTCATTTGTTTTTGCTTTTTCGTCGTTAGGCCATTAATTGAAAGGAGGATTAGACAGACCCCAGAAGGCGAATCGATTAGTGAGTTCAATATATGTCTCATTCTCACAGGGGTTATGGTTGCTGGATTCATAACAGATGCAATTGGAACACATTCTGTTTTTGGAGCTTTTGTCTTTGGTTTGATTATACCTAACGGTCCTCTTGGTTTGGTACTTGTGGAAAGGCTAGAGGACTTTGTTTCGGGTCTTTTGTTGCCTCTTTTTTTCGCCATTAGTGGTCTCAAGACAGAGATTACTGCTATTGATggagttggaacatgggcaagtttATTTGTTGTTATAGTCCTAGCTTGTGCTGGCAAAGTACTAGGTGTTTTCCTTGTAACTCTCTATTACAAAATGCCATATCATGAAGGCCTTTCTCTTGGTCTACTCATGAATGCCAAAGGCCTCATTGAGATGATTGTGCTCAATGTTGGTAAAGACCAAAAG GTTCTTGATGACAAATCTTTTGCTATAATGGTGATGGTAGCAGTAGGCATGACTGCAATCATCACTCCCATTGTGACAGTAATTTACAAACCAGCAAGAAACTTTGTCCCATATAAGAGAAGAACAGTTCAAAGAACAAAGTTGGATAGAGAATTCAGAGTACTGGTTTGTATCCACACACCTAGAAATGTTCCAACAATTATCAATCTTCTTGAAGCATCCTATCCGACCAAGAAATCACCAATATGTATATATGTCCTACACCTTGTCGAACTCACTGGCCGTGCATCCGCAATGCTTATTGTTCATAACATGAGAAAAACAGGAAGGCCAGCAATTAACAGAACTCAAGCTCAATCAGATCACATAATCAATGCATTCGAGAACTTTGAGAAAAACGTCGGATGTGTTTACGTGCAGTCTCTCACTGCCATCTCCCCTTACTCCACAATGCATGAAGACATTTGCCTTTTAGCAGAGGATAAAAGGGTGGCACTAATAATCATCCCTTTTCACAAGCAACAAACAGTTGATGGTGGAATGGAAGCTACAAATCCAGCGTTTCAAGCCATTAACCAGAATGTACTAGCAAATTCACCTTGCTCCGTTGGAATTCTTGTTGATAGAGGCTTAAGTGCATCAAGAATGAACCAAGTTTCTCACCATATCGCCGTGTTATTCTTTGGCGGACCAGATGATCGCGAAGCATTAGCGTATGCATGGCGAATGAGTGAGCATCCGAACATCAATCTCACTGTTCTTCGGTTTCTCCCCGGAGAAGCTTCAATTGAAGCAACAAGATCAGATTCAACCAACAGCAGGAACGATCACAGCATACTAACAGTAGCAACAGACAGCGACAAGGAAAAGCAGCTAGACGAGGAATATGTAAAAGAATTCAGGACAAGAACAACAAATGATGAGTCAGTAATTTACACAGAAAGAGTAGTGAATCATGGAGAAGAGACAGTAGCAGCAATAAGGTCAATAGATAATTCACATGACTTGTTCATAGTTGGTAGAGGACAAGGCAACATTTCCCCGTTGACCGCGGGGCTAACTGACTGGAGCGAATGTCCGGAGCTTGGGGCAATTGGTGATCTTTTGGCTTCCTCAGATTTTGCAATGGAAGTTTCAGTTTTGATAGTGCAGCAATATGTTGGAATAGGAATAGAGGATCAGGTGGCCACTCCGGATAGTCCTAGCCAACATTATGGACACTTCAACATTGATCATTCGAATCGCAGGCCACAAACCGGAGGACAGCAACCTGGTTTTCATTCACAACCCTGA
- the LOC104092035 gene encoding 36.4 kDa proline-rich protein has protein sequence MGSKISAIFFISMIFMSICLSPAYATSGQCPCTPPYPPYQRPSPPGTTPRPPHPPKSPRHPHPPKSPGRPHPPSTPRPYPPTTRPPPHHGGAPPRVLPPIVRPPPVVTPPVTRPPGILPPIVNPPGILPPITTPPGGPSAGYPPYTPPGGGGGAPGRGGGGGGIPGITPAPPATCPIDALKLGLCLDVLGGLVHIGIGNPVEHICCPVLQGLLELEAAICLCTTIRLKLLNLNIFLPLALSVLATCGLTPPPGFICPPLV, from the coding sequence ATGGGTTCAAAGATTTCAGCAATCTTCTTCATTTCTATGATTTTCATGTCAATATGTTTATCACCAGCTTATGCAACTTCGGGACAATGCCCATGTACTCCTCCTTATCCACCTTATCAACGCCCTAGTCCACCTGGCACTACTCCACGTCCGCCACATCCACCAAAATCTCCACGTCACCCTCATCCACCTAAGTCCCCTGGTAGGCCCCACCCTCCGTCAACGCCACGTCCGTATCCACCAACCACCAGACCACCACCACATCACGGCGGAGCACCTCCTAGGGTTTTGCCGCCTATTGTCAGACCACCGCCAGTTGTAACACCTCCGGTCACAAGGCCACCTGGCATCTTACCACCTATAGTCAATCCTCCTGGCATTttaccaccaataacaactcctCCCGGAGGACCTTCTGCTGGATATCCACCTTACACACCtcctggtggtggtggtggtgcacCCGGTCGCGGAGGAGGAGGCGGCGGTATTCCGGGTATTACTCCAGCGCCGCCTGCCACGTGTCCTATAGATGCATTAAAACTTGGGCTTTGTCTTGATGTTCTTGGCGGCTTAGTACATATTGGGATAGGAAATCCAGTGGAACATATATGCTGCCCAGTGTTACAAGGATTGCTAGAGCTAGAAGCTGCGATTTGTCTATGCACAACAATAAGACTTAAACTTCTTAATCTTAACATTTTCCTCCCACTAGCACTTTCAGTTCTTGCAACTTGTGGTTTAACTCCTCCTCCTGGTTTCATATGTCCTCCTCTTGTCTGA